One region of Magnetococcales bacterium genomic DNA includes:
- a CDS encoding UDP-3-O-acyl-N-acetylglucosamine deacetylase, which yields MYFQRTLKNSIRCTGIGLHGGKKVYLSLRPAPENTGIVFHRTDMKGALIPALVKNVTDTRLCSTIANADGVQVSTVEHLLAAFVGLGVDNAYVDLDGPEVPIMDGSAAPFVFLIQCAGVVEQSLPKKWIRIKRPISVSSQEKKVSFEPCDHFRVSFTIDFEHPLLSKQGVSLDITETTFIKDVSRARTFGFLKDLETLRANGLAKGGSLDNAIVIGDFRILNDGGLRYEKEFVRHKIIDAIGDLYLLGHPIMGHFKGVRSGHAMNNHLLKKLLQRKDAWEFVEAHPGKKVADPLPYPIAPSAEQPAFALTA from the coding sequence ATGTACTTTCAAAGAACGCTCAAGAATTCCATTCGCTGCACGGGAATCGGACTTCACGGGGGAAAAAAGGTCTATCTGTCGTTGCGCCCGGCGCCGGAAAACACGGGAATCGTTTTTCACCGCACCGATATGAAAGGCGCCCTGATTCCGGCCCTGGTCAAGAATGTCACCGACACCCGCTTGTGCTCTACCATCGCCAACGCCGACGGCGTTCAGGTGTCCACGGTCGAGCACCTGTTGGCCGCCTTCGTCGGGTTGGGGGTGGACAACGCCTATGTCGATCTGGATGGACCCGAGGTCCCGATCATGGATGGCAGCGCCGCTCCGTTCGTCTTCCTGATTCAATGCGCCGGCGTTGTGGAACAGTCTCTTCCCAAAAAATGGATTCGCATCAAGCGCCCCATTTCCGTCTCATCGCAGGAGAAGAAGGTTTCCTTCGAACCGTGTGACCATTTCCGGGTCAGTTTCACGATCGATTTCGAACATCCGCTTCTGTCCAAGCAGGGGGTGAGCCTCGACATCACCGAAACAACCTTCATCAAGGATGTCAGCCGCGCCCGCACCTTCGGTTTCCTCAAGGATCTTGAAACCTTGCGCGCCAATGGTCTGGCCAAGGGAGGATCCCTCGACAATGCCATCGTCATCGGTGATTTTCGCATTCTCAACGATGGCGGGCTGCGTTATGAAAAAGAATTTGTTCGCCATAAGATCATTGATGCCATCGGCGATCTGTACCTGTTGGGTCATCCCATCATGGGACACTTCAAGGGGGTTCGTTCGGGCCATGCCATGAATAATCATTTGTTGAAAAAACTGCTGCAACGGAAGGATGCCTGGGAGTTTGTCGAGGCGCACCCCGGAAAGAAAGTAGCGGACCCACTCCCCTACCCCATCGCCCCTTCCGCCGAACAGCCCGCCTTTGCCCTGACGGCATGA
- a CDS encoding sigma-54-dependent Fis family transcriptional regulator, with protein MSHRILIVDDEQPIRISLKGILEDENYQVFEAESGEQGLEVIAREPLSAVLLDIWMDGIDGIQTLRRIRSQPIIDGVNGGIPVIMMSGHGTIDTAVSATKEGAYDFLEKPLSLDRVLLLLDRAIREWELVRENRDLKARMKTVPPLLGKSRGMELLRDQIKRLAPTDGWVLITGENGVGKEVAARQIHGQSRRHQGPFIPLNSAAIPEERIEVELFGQEEGGLAQPPNIRPGRFEQAHGGTLFLDAIGDMSPRTQSKIVRVLQEQRFHRVDGRHPIDVDVRVITASNKDLEVEIAEGRFRQDLYYRLDVIPLFIPPLRERLEDVPLLVDHFMQQQRESLPRDRAFSEASLKCLMGYHWPGNVRELKNLVERLMIMAPGSIIEPEDLPEFIHKRSVSPASTPWEALLEIGSLREARQGFERIYLKTHLERNENNISRTAEAIGMERSALHRKFKNIGLG; from the coding sequence ATGAGCCATAGAATTCTAATCGTCGATGACGAACAACCGATTCGCATCAGCCTCAAGGGAATCCTGGAGGATGAAAATTATCAGGTCTTCGAGGCGGAATCGGGGGAACAAGGGTTGGAGGTGATCGCCCGGGAACCTTTGTCGGCAGTTCTTCTGGACATCTGGATGGATGGCATCGATGGTATCCAAACCCTTCGGCGGATCCGTTCGCAACCGATCATCGATGGAGTGAATGGCGGAATTCCTGTCATCATGATGTCGGGCCATGGCACCATCGATACCGCGGTGAGCGCCACCAAGGAAGGGGCCTATGATTTTCTGGAAAAACCGCTGTCACTGGATCGGGTTTTGCTGCTGTTGGACCGGGCGATTCGGGAGTGGGAACTGGTACGGGAAAACCGCGATCTCAAGGCGCGGATGAAGACTGTCCCGCCACTGTTGGGAAAATCCCGTGGGATGGAGTTGCTTCGGGATCAGATCAAGCGTCTGGCGCCTACCGATGGCTGGGTATTGATCACGGGGGAGAATGGCGTTGGCAAGGAGGTCGCGGCACGTCAGATCCATGGACAATCCCGGAGGCATCAGGGACCCTTCATACCGCTCAATTCCGCGGCCATTCCCGAGGAGCGGATTGAGGTCGAGCTTTTTGGACAGGAAGAAGGAGGACTTGCCCAACCGCCCAACATTCGGCCCGGTCGATTCGAACAGGCCCATGGCGGTACCCTGTTTCTGGATGCCATCGGCGACATGTCGCCGAGGACCCAATCGAAGATTGTCCGGGTTCTTCAGGAGCAGAGGTTTCACCGCGTCGATGGACGCCATCCCATTGACGTCGATGTCCGGGTGATCACGGCATCGAACAAGGACCTGGAAGTGGAGATTGCCGAAGGGCGTTTCCGCCAGGATCTGTACTATCGACTCGATGTCATCCCTCTGTTCATCCCCCCCCTTCGCGAACGGCTGGAAGACGTGCCACTGTTGGTCGATCATTTCATGCAGCAGCAGAGGGAAAGCCTGCCCCGGGATCGAGCCTTCTCGGAGGCGTCCCTGAAGTGTCTGATGGGGTATCACTGGCCGGGGAATGTTCGTGAGTTGAAAAATCTGGTGGAACGATTGATGATCATGGCCCCCGGTTCGATCATCGAACCCGAGGATCTGCCGGAATTCATCCACAAGCGAAGCGTTTCACCCGCATCGACGCCCTGGGAGGCGCTTCTGGAAATCGGTTCCCTGCGCGAGGCGCGCCAGGGATTCGAGCGGATCTACCTGAAGACCCATCTGGAGCGCAACGAAAACAACATATCCCGGACTGCCGAGGCGATCGGCATGGAGCGTTCCGCCTTGCACCGGAAGTTCAAGAACATCGGTCTGGGATAG
- a CDS encoding DUF4390 domain-containing protein, whose amino-acid sequence MIQGFVVAAFVGLIFLHGCNFVSTESTADNPIAEASVFQQGNALYATIRLQPEYLDQLLREMDHGEPVQATYRIEFYRAQDWFFDRRLSQQVVHRRLRLRLITQRFEMTELPQKRLQYTADEDEAMSFIGFPRYIFIGSTVGLPRDHRYYLNVGFSVEHQGMSWVLGVLNRILTMSPPVIHEKIAWFQAP is encoded by the coding sequence ATGATCCAGGGCTTTGTTGTCGCCGCCTTCGTCGGGCTGATTTTTCTCCACGGCTGTAATTTTGTCTCCACCGAAAGCACTGCGGACAACCCCATCGCCGAGGCCAGCGTTTTCCAGCAGGGGAACGCGCTTTATGCCACCATTCGCCTGCAACCGGAATACCTCGACCAACTGCTTCGGGAAATGGATCATGGAGAGCCGGTTCAAGCCACCTACCGGATCGAATTTTATCGCGCCCAGGATTGGTTTTTCGATCGGCGGCTGAGCCAGCAGGTCGTTCACCGGCGACTGCGGTTGCGGCTCATCACCCAACGCTTCGAAATGACGGAATTGCCACAGAAACGTTTGCAGTATACCGCCGATGAGGATGAGGCCATGAGTTTCATCGGATTCCCCCGATATATTTTCATCGGGTCCACGGTTGGTCTTCCCAGGGACCATCGATATTATCTAAACGTTGGTTTTTCGGTGGAGCATCAAGGAATGTCCTGGGTTCTGGGCGTCCTGAACCGGATATTGACCATGAGTCCCCCTGTCATTCATGAAAAAATAGCCTGGTTTCAAGCGCCATGA
- the galU gene encoding UTP--glucose-1-phosphate uridylyltransferase GalU codes for MIEKCLFPVAGYGTRFLPATKAMPKEMMPIVNKPLIQYGVQEAMEAGMRQIAFVTGRSKRAIEDHFDRTYELEDQISGTKAEENLKEIRKLMQTCTFSYTRQIQMRGLGDAILTGETLIGTQPFGVILADDLCIGEDKPVLSQMLDVFLKYQCSIVAVEEVPPEETEKYGIISGKQLEEGLFIVESMVEKPPANESPSNHAIIGRYILTPDIFDNLRTIPPGRNGEIQITDALNVQAKKKMVLGYQFKGQRFDCGSLEGFAAATNHFFQRMRQEASMEER; via the coding sequence ATGATCGAAAAATGTCTTTTTCCCGTCGCCGGATACGGTACCCGTTTTCTTCCGGCAACCAAGGCGATGCCCAAGGAAATGATGCCGATCGTCAACAAGCCCTTGATTCAATACGGGGTACAGGAGGCGATGGAGGCGGGAATGCGACAGATCGCCTTCGTGACCGGACGCAGCAAACGGGCGATCGAGGATCATTTTGACCGGACCTACGAACTCGAAGATCAGATCAGCGGCACCAAGGCCGAGGAAAACCTCAAGGAAATCAGGAAACTGATGCAAACCTGCACCTTTTCCTATACCCGTCAGATACAGATGCGCGGTCTGGGTGACGCCATCCTGACCGGAGAAACCCTGATTGGTACGCAACCGTTTGGTGTCATTCTGGCGGATGATCTTTGCATCGGCGAAGACAAACCTGTTCTTTCACAGATGCTTGATGTGTTCCTCAAGTACCAGTGTTCCATCGTTGCCGTCGAGGAGGTCCCCCCCGAAGAAACCGAAAAATACGGAATCATTTCGGGCAAACAGTTGGAAGAGGGCCTGTTCATTGTGGAATCGATGGTCGAAAAACCCCCCGCCAATGAAAGTCCATCCAATCATGCCATCATTGGCCGTTACATTCTGACACCCGACATCTTCGATAACCTGCGCACCATACCTCCGGGACGAAACGGCGAGATACAAATCACCGATGCCCTCAACGTTCAGGCCAAGAAAAAAATGGTCCTGGGTTATCAGTTCAAGGGACAGCGCTTCGACTGCGGCAGCCTGGAAGGATTCGCGGCGGCGACGAATCATTTTTTTCAACGGATGCGGCAGGAGGCTTCGATGGAGGAGCGATGA
- a CDS encoding HAMP domain-containing protein produces MKSSAEKGRKRWVWSLLLLVVIAITMVTAQGLRGSATVAGEYSLFFLVLLYLNLFLALVLGVLVFRKVFRLWQDHYQRRAGSKLRLRMVSMFVLLSLLPTLVIAILSLNFLNRGVDSWFSDRISLALESSLEVARAYYHENQRTVRHDAESIVRNRRVTTSLSLGGAEAAVAQLEIERQARGLDEIAILRADGARLARAGELPFDPIPDLSSLSEGSNKALMTTNDVGDRVRAFVPLGEELFLSTGHWIDRQILGQMETIESTYTHYKQLRATHELLKANHTVTLVLITMLLLLAAIWSGFGIANSLTDPITELVIGTRKVAQGDLSVNLAIGGDDELATLMTAFNAMIRKLSENRDELQNTNALLEERRRFMAAIVHNISSGVISVDQHHKVTLMNPTAAKLLAVDPVEAIGRALDEVMPEAFLEPLHRFLKEQKDRSIPLPPPVPGEPSLPGIQIAIQGENKPMTLLARITLLEDHLGESRGFITTFDDITDVLVAQRTSAWSEVARRIAHEIKNPLTPIQLWAQRIRRKYMKNPGSTEIDLKILDEGTNTIIQQVEELRVLVNEFSTFSRLPRPRLHDHEIHASIREALILHAEALTAMEVRISFDERINRIPHDPGQIKQVVTNLIANAIAATREGTSPPILSLSTHLLERSGRISLEIADNGIGIPAQDRDRVFEPYFTTKKKGTGLGLAIVRKIIEDHGGTIRLKESEWHGVLVEIKLPLDHAGPGAPQEAKPETIEARQAT; encoded by the coding sequence ATGAAGTCATCCGCGGAAAAAGGGAGAAAACGCTGGGTCTGGAGCCTGTTGCTGTTGGTGGTCATCGCCATCACCATGGTCACGGCCCAGGGACTGCGTGGGTCGGCGACGGTTGCCGGGGAATACAGTCTTTTTTTTCTGGTGCTGTTGTATCTGAATTTGTTTCTGGCACTGGTGTTGGGCGTATTGGTGTTTCGCAAGGTGTTCCGGTTGTGGCAGGATCATTATCAACGTCGTGCCGGCTCGAAACTGCGCCTGAGGATGGTTTCGATGTTTGTGCTGCTGTCGCTGTTGCCGACCCTGGTGATTGCGATTCTTTCGCTCAATTTTCTCAACCGCGGCGTCGATTCCTGGTTTTCCGACCGCATTTCACTGGCCCTGGAAAGTTCGCTGGAAGTTGCGCGGGCCTATTATCATGAAAACCAGCGCACCGTCCGCCATGATGCCGAATCCATCGTCCGCAATCGTCGGGTAACGACATCGTTATCGCTGGGGGGCGCGGAAGCGGCGGTGGCGCAGCTTGAGATCGAACGTCAGGCCCGAGGTCTGGACGAAATCGCCATTCTTCGTGCCGACGGCGCCCGACTGGCCCGGGCGGGGGAACTGCCCTTCGACCCCATCCCCGACCTGTCGTCGCTCAGTGAAGGGTCAAACAAAGCGCTCATGACGACCAATGACGTGGGAGACCGGGTACGCGCCTTCGTGCCGCTGGGAGAGGAATTGTTCCTCTCCACCGGACACTGGATCGATCGCCAGATTCTGGGTCAAATGGAGACGATCGAATCGACCTATACTCATTACAAACAATTGCGGGCGACCCATGAGTTGCTCAAGGCCAACCACACCGTCACGCTGGTATTGATCACGATGCTGCTGTTGCTGGCCGCCATCTGGTCGGGCTTTGGCATTGCCAACAGTTTGACCGACCCCATCACCGAGCTGGTCATCGGGACGCGAAAAGTGGCCCAGGGAGATTTGTCGGTCAATCTGGCCATCGGTGGCGACGACGAATTGGCCACCCTGATGACCGCGTTCAACGCGATGATCCGCAAACTGAGTGAAAACAGGGATGAACTCCAGAATACCAACGCACTCCTGGAAGAGCGACGCCGGTTCATGGCCGCCATCGTCCACAACATTTCCTCCGGGGTGATCAGCGTCGATCAACACCACAAGGTGACACTGATGAACCCGACCGCGGCCAAACTGCTGGCCGTGGATCCCGTGGAGGCGATCGGTCGCGCCTTGGATGAAGTCATGCCCGAGGCCTTCCTGGAGCCATTGCATCGATTCCTGAAAGAACAGAAGGACCGTTCGATCCCCCTTCCCCCACCCGTTCCCGGAGAACCGAGCCTTCCGGGAATCCAGATCGCCATCCAGGGAGAGAACAAACCGATGACCCTTCTGGCCCGGATCACCCTGCTCGAAGATCATCTGGGTGAAAGCCGGGGATTCATCACCACCTTTGACGACATCACCGATGTCCTGGTCGCGCAGCGCACCTCGGCCTGGAGCGAAGTCGCCCGCCGCATCGCCCACGAAATCAAGAACCCCCTGACCCCGATTCAACTCTGGGCGCAGAGGATTCGCAGGAAATACATGAAAAATCCTGGTTCGACCGAAATCGATTTGAAAATCCTGGACGAGGGCACCAACACCATCATCCAGCAGGTCGAGGAGCTTCGGGTGTTGGTCAACGAATTTTCCACGTTTTCCAGGCTGCCCCGCCCGCGCCTGCATGACCATGAGATTCACGCATCCATAAGAGAGGCATTGATTTTGCATGCCGAAGCGCTGACAGCGATGGAAGTGCGTATTTCCTTCGATGAACGCATCAACCGGATTCCCCATGATCCAGGGCAGATCAAACAGGTGGTCACCAATCTGATCGCCAACGCCATTGCCGCCACCCGTGAAGGGACGTCACCACCCATTCTGTCCCTGTCCACCCATCTGTTGGAGCGCAGCGGGCGGATTTCGCTGGAGATTGCCGACAATGGCATTGGAATCCCCGCCCAGGACCGGGATCGGGTCTTCGAACCCTATTTTACCACCAAGAAAAAGGGAACGGGGTTGGGGTTGGCCATTGTCAGGAAGATCATCGAAGACCATGGTGGAACGATCCGCCTGAAGGAATCGGAATGGCACGGAGTTCTGGTCGAAATCAAGCTGCCGCTCGATCATGCCGGACCCGGAGCACCCCAGGAGGCCAAACCTGAAACGATCGAGGCAAGACAGGCGACATGA